CCGAGCCCAATTGCGTCACCACCGTCACCGCGCGCACCGCCGGTTCGATATGCACCACGGTCGCGCCTTGATTGCCCCACACCGCCAAAAAACACGTCTCGTTCAATTCATCGCGCAACTCGGCCAGGGGCAGGGCGGCAACTTTGAGCACGTCCATACTGTTGAGTGCGGCCAACCCCACACGCAAGGCCTCGCGACCCAGGCCGTAATGATTGGTGGCGGTGTTCTGCTCGGCAAAACCGCTGGCGATCAAGGCCTGCAAATAGCGGTGGACCTTGCTCGCCGGCATCTGCACGTGCTCGGCCAGGCGCGACAGGGACGTCGACGGTGACAGCTCGGCCAGTGCCTTGAGAATGTCGGTGCCGACCTCGGCCGAGCGGACTTTCTGTTTGTCGTTGTTGCGCGGCGTTTCCATGGAGGCGGTCTGATTCCGGGACGAATGGGCGTCTTTATAGCTTGACGGTCAATACCAATCAAATTACGTTGTGCGTAATCGAATTACGACAAAAATAACCCAGGCGTGCCGGAACCTCTGAAACAGAGTGACAGGCCATTGCCTACTCCCTGTTCAGGAGGCTCCATGAACCTCGATTCAACGGCGCCAGCGCTGGCCTACCAGTCCGGCTTCGGCAACGAATTCAGCAGCGAGGCGTTGCCTGGCGCATTGCCCGTCGGCCAGAATTCCCCGCAAAAGGCGCCATACGGTCTCTACACCGAACTGTTCTCCGGCACTGCATTCACCATGGCCCGCAGCGAAGCGCGGCGCACCTGGATGTACCGCATTCAGCCATCGGCCAATCACCCGGCGTTCGTCAAACTGGATCGGCAACTGGCCGGTGGCCCGTTGGGTGACGTGACGCCCAATCGCCTGCGCTGGAACCCGTTGGATATTCCGACCGAGCCCACCGACTTCATCGACGGGCTGGTGAGCATGGCGGCCAATTCGGCGGCGGAAAAACCGGCCGGAATCAGCATCTACAGCTACCGCGCCAACCGCTCCATGGAGCGTGTGTTCTTCAACGCCGATGGCGAACTGTTGCTGGTGCCAGAACAGGGACGGCTGCGCATCGCCACCGAACTGGGCGTGCTGGAACTTGAACCGCTGGAAATCGCCGTGTTGCCGCGCGGTCTGAAATTCCGCGTCGAGCTGCTCGACCCGCAGGCGCGCGGCTACATTGCGGAGAACCACGGCGCGCCATTGCGCCTGCCGGACCTCGGACCCATCGGCAGCAACGGCCTGGCCAATCCGCGGGACTTCCTGACCCCGGTCGCCCATTACGAAAACCTCCAACAGCCGACCACCCTGGTGCAAAAATTCCTCGGCCAGTTGTGGGGCTGCGAACTCAATCATTCGCCGCTCAACGTGGTCGCCTGGCACGGCAACAATGTGCCGTACAAGTATGACCTGCGCCGTTTCAACACCATCGGCACGGTCAGCTTCGACCATCCGGACCCGTCGATTTTCACCGTCCTGACCTCGCCGACCAGTGTCCACGGTCTGGCCAATCTGGACTTCGTGATCTTCCCGCCACGCTGGATGGTGGCCGAGAAAACGTTCCGGCCACCGTGGTTCCACCGCAATCTGATGAACGAGTTCATGGGCCTGATCAAGGGCGAGTACGACGCCAAGGCCGAAGGCTTCGTACCCGGTGGCGCGTCGCTGCACAGCTGCATGAGCGCCCACGGCCCGGACGGCGAAACCTGCACCAAAGCGGTCAACACCGAGCTCGCACCCGCGAAAATCGACAACACCATGGCCTTCATGTTCGAGACCAGCCAGGTGCTGCGCCCAAGCCGATTCGCTCTCGATTGCCCGCAACTGCAAACCAACTACGACGCCTGCTGGGCCACGCTGCCCGCCACTTTCGACCCGACCCGGAGATAACCCATGACTCAGACTTCCATCACTCGTAGCTGGGTTGCCTCTGCCAACGGTCATGCGGATTTCCCGCTGCAAAACCTGCCGCTGGGCGTGTTCAGCGTGAAGGGCTCTGCTCCGCGCAGCGGTGTGGCGATCGGTGACCACATCTTTGATCTGGAGGCGGCACTCGATGCCGGGCTGTTCGACGGCGCGGCAAAAACGGCTGTCGAAGCCACCCGTGGCGGTCAGCTCAATGGGTTTTTCGAGCTGGGCCGTGAGGCTCGCGTCGCCCTGCGTGAACGCTTGATCGAACTGTTCAAGGAAGGCAGCACCCTGCACGGCAAGATCGAAGCCCAAGGCGCGAAACTGCTGCCGCTGGCGGCAAACTGCGAAATGCACCTGCCAGCGAAGATCAACGATTACACCGACTTCTACGTCGGCATCGAGCACGCGCAAAACGTTGGCAAACTGTTCCGTCCCGATAACCCGTTGCTGCCGAACTACAAGTATGTGCCGATTGGTTATCACGGCCGTGCATCGACCATTCGCCCGTCCGGCACCGATGTTCGCCGGCCGAAAGGCCAGACCTTGCCGGCCGGTCAGTCCGAGCCGACCTTTGGCCCGTGCGCACGCCTGGATTACGAACTGGAACTGGGTATCTGGATCGGCCAGGGCAACGAGATGGGTGACGCGATCGCCATCGGCGATGCCGCCGATCACATCGCCGGTTTCTGCTTGCTCAACGACTGGTCGGCCCGGGATATCCAGGCGTGGGAATACCAGCCACTGGGGCCGTTCCTGTCGAAGAGTTTCATCACCAGCATCTCGCCGTGGGTGGTGACGGCCGAAGCGCTTGAGCCGTTCCGTCGTGCGCAACCGGCGCGTCCTGAAGGCGATCCGCAGCCGCTGCCGTACCTGTTCGACAAACGCGATCAAGCCGCTGGCGCCTTCGACATCGAACTGGAAGTGCTGCTGCTCACCGAAGCCATGCGCGAGCAGAACCTACCGGCCCATCGCCTGACCCTGAGCAACACCCGACACATGTACTGGACCGTGGCGCAACTGGTGGCGCATCACAGCGTCAACGGCTGCCAGTTGCAGGCCGGCGACCTGTTCGGTTCGGGCACATTGTCGGGGCCGGAGAACGGTCAGTTCGGCAGTCTGCTGGAAATCACCGAAGGCGGTAAAAAACCGATCGAACTGGCCTCTGGCGAAGTGCGTAAATTCCTCGAGGACGGCGACGAAATCATTCTGCGTGCCCGTTGCAGCCGCGACGGTTTTGCCTCCATCGGTTTCGGCGAGTGCCGCGGCAAAGTGCTGCCGGCGCGTTAAGAGGATCGGGTCATGGAGCTCTATACCTACTACCGCTCGACCTCGTCTTACCGGGTGCGCATCGCGTTGGCGTTGAAGGGGCTGGATTACCAGGCACTGCCGGTCAACCTGATCGCACCGCCGGGTGGCGAACATCGCCAGCCAGCGTATCTGGGCATCAACCCGCAAGGCCGGGTGCCGGCCTTGCGTACCGATGAAGGCGAGTTGCTTATTCAGTCTCCGGCGATCATCGAGTACCTGGAGGAACGTTATCCACAGGTGCCGCTGCTGTCCAAGGACCTCGCCGCCCGCGCGCATGAACGGGGTGTGGCAGCGGTGATTGGTTGCGATGTGCATCCGCTGCACAACGTCAGCGTGCTCAACCGGCTGCGGCAGTCGGGGCACGATGAAACGCAGGTGGTCGAGTGGATTGGACACTGGATCGGCCAAGGCCTGGCGACGGTCGAGCAGTTGATTGGCGATGAGGGTTATTGCTTTGGTCCGACACCTGGCCTGGCGGATGTTTACCTGATCCCGCAGTTGTACGCGGCTGAGCGCTTTAGCATTTCCCTTGAGGCGTATCCGCGGATTCGTCGGGTGGCGGCACTTGCAGCGTCTCACCCGGCCTTCATCAAGGCTCACCCGGCGAACCAGCCAGACACCCCTTGAGTCATAAACAAGCGCAAAAGATCGCAGCCTTCGGCAGCTCCTGCCGGGTGTACACCCTCTCAATGTAGGCGCTGCCGAAGTCTGCGATCTTTTGCATTTAATGGACGACCGAGTTGGGCGGCAGGTGGCCTAATCGCTCGGTCAGGCGAATCCGCTGAATCGGGTCGTCGCTGAGCAGCAGCGCATGCTCCAGATCGAAACGCTCGGCGTTCGGGCAGTCCAGCCGTTGATACAGGCTGGCCCGGGCCAGGTAATCGGAGGCGCTCGCGTTACCCAGCTCCAGCACACGCTCGGCGTCGATCAACGCACCAATGTAATCATCGTGAGAAAGGTGCAACTGACGCAGGTTGCGCGACAGTCGCTGCAGCATCTGCACGGGCTCGGCGGTGAGTAAATGCTCGGCGTTGAGTTTCATGTTCGGGCCGTACTGGCGTTGCAACAGTTCACGGCAATCGTTGGGGTACAACCGGCGTCCACCGCAAGGGTCGAGCAAATGATCGGCTCCCGGAACCCGCAGCAGAAAATGCCCGGGAAAGTTGACCCCGACCATGGGGATTTCCAGGCCTCTGGCCAGTTCCAGCGCAATCAGCCCTAGTGCCAGCGGTTGCCCCCGCCGGCGTTCCAGCACTTTGTCGAGTAAGGCTGCTTGTGGGCGCAAGGGGGTAAAGTCGTCCTGGGCGAAGCCCAGGTCATTGAGGCGTCGCAGCAGCGGTTGGGCCAGTTCGCTCACGGGCAGCATCGGCAGACCGTAACTGACGCGTTGTTGCAGGTCCTTGAAATGGGCCAGGACCGCCGCTGGATTCACTTCCTTGTCATGCTCGACAGACATCCACAGCGCTGCCTCGAACAGCGCGGGCGGTGATCGTTGCAGACAATCGAAGAAGTGTTGGCGAGGCGTCATCAAAATCTCCGGGGAATGCCTCGTTTTAGCCTCGTCTGCGGCGTTCGTCCAGTGGCACGCCGGGTTATGTCCGAAAGCGCTGAATCGCGGCAATCCTTATTCCGGTGCGCTTCTGCAATTTTTGGGCGCGAGCCTATACTGGCGACTACAAGAAGTGATTCGGGAGCCCCTACGATGTTCGCTCTCATGCAAAGCACTCGCCTTGAATCGCTGCATCTGAGCGTCGACCCGGTCACCGGGTTGAAGGCGGTCATTGCCATTCATAACAGCCGTCTGGGGCCTGCCCTGGGAGGCTGTCGTTACCTTGCCTATCCCGATGACGAGTCCGCGGTCGAGGATGCCATTCGCCTCGCCCAAGGCATGAGTTACAAAGCGGCGCTCGCCGGTCTGGCGCAGGGCGGTGGCGTGGCGGTGATTGTGCGACCGGTCCATGTGGAAAACCGCGCGGCCCTGTTCGAAGCGTTCGGCCGCTGCATCAATCAACTCGACGGCCGCTACATCACGGCCATCGACAGCGGCACTTCGGTGGCGGACATGGATTGCATCGCCCAACAGACCCAACATGTCACCAGCACCACCTCGGCGGGCGACCCGGCGCCTCACGCGGCGATGGGCGTGTTCACCGGCATTCGTGCCACCGCCATGGCTCGCCTGGGCAGCGATAACCTAGAAGGCCTGCGCGTGGCCATTCAAGGCCTGGGCAATGTCGGTTTCGCCCTGGCCGAACAACTGCATGCCGCCGGAGCCGAACTGCTGGTCAGCGACATCGATCACGGCAAGGTGCAACTGGCCATGGAGCAACTTGGCGCTCATCCGATCGCCAACGACGCGCTGCTCAGCACGCCTTGCGATATTCTCGCGCCGTGCGGCCTCGGCGGCGTACTCAACAGCAATACCGTCACGCAATTGCGATGCTCGGCCGTGGCCGGTTCGGCGAATAACCAGCTGACTCATCTGGACGTTGCGGATCAACTGGAACGGCGGGGCATTCTTTACGCGCCGGATTATGTGATCAATGCCGGCGGGCTGATCTACGTCTCGCTCAAACACCGCGGCGAAGAGCTGACGACCATTACCGCCCACTTGTCGAAAATCAGCTCGAGGCTGACCGAAGTCTTTGCCCATGCCCAGGCGGAGAAACGTTCCCCGGCGCGGGTGGCGGACGAGTTGGCGGAGAAAGTGTTGTACCAATGAAGGCTCACAGCGTCCTTCATGCCGCTGGCAAATTCTAGAGTCCTGACTACGCTGCAAGCGGGATGGCGCAACGCCACCCGCCCGGTTGATGAAGGCCTGCCTGCGTCTGGGGCAATCATGACTGGCGCAATGCTTTTTCGTGATTTCAAGGAGCGAATCATGTCTTCCAGTTCATCTCTCACCTGCAATTTCACGATCAACTCCAGTCTCGATATTGGCGTGTCGTTTG
This DNA window, taken from Pseudomonas fluorescens NCIMB 11764, encodes the following:
- the maiA gene encoding maleylacetoacetate isomerase; protein product: MELYTYYRSTSSYRVRIALALKGLDYQALPVNLIAPPGGEHRQPAYLGINPQGRVPALRTDEGELLIQSPAIIEYLEERYPQVPLLSKDLAARAHERGVAAVIGCDVHPLHNVSVLNRLRQSGHDETQVVEWIGHWIGQGLATVEQLIGDEGYCFGPTPGLADVYLIPQLYAAERFSISLEAYPRIRRVAALAASHPAFIKAHPANQPDTP
- a CDS encoding SirB1 family protein; translated protein: MTPRQHFFDCLQRSPPALFEAALWMSVEHDKEVNPAAVLAHFKDLQQRVSYGLPMLPVSELAQPLLRRLNDLGFAQDDFTPLRPQAALLDKVLERRRGQPLALGLIALELARGLEIPMVGVNFPGHFLLRVPGADHLLDPCGGRRLYPNDCRELLQRQYGPNMKLNAEHLLTAEPVQMLQRLSRNLRQLHLSHDDYIGALIDAERVLELGNASASDYLARASLYQRLDCPNAERFDLEHALLLSDDPIQRIRLTERLGHLPPNSVVH
- the hmgA gene encoding homogentisate 1,2-dioxygenase translates to MNLDSTAPALAYQSGFGNEFSSEALPGALPVGQNSPQKAPYGLYTELFSGTAFTMARSEARRTWMYRIQPSANHPAFVKLDRQLAGGPLGDVTPNRLRWNPLDIPTEPTDFIDGLVSMAANSAAEKPAGISIYSYRANRSMERVFFNADGELLLVPEQGRLRIATELGVLELEPLEIAVLPRGLKFRVELLDPQARGYIAENHGAPLRLPDLGPIGSNGLANPRDFLTPVAHYENLQQPTTLVQKFLGQLWGCELNHSPLNVVAWHGNNVPYKYDLRRFNTIGTVSFDHPDPSIFTVLTSPTSVHGLANLDFVIFPPRWMVAEKTFRPPWFHRNLMNEFMGLIKGEYDAKAEGFVPGGASLHSCMSAHGPDGETCTKAVNTELAPAKIDNTMAFMFETSQVLRPSRFALDCPQLQTNYDACWATLPATFDPTRR
- a CDS encoding IclR family transcriptional regulator, coding for METPRNNDKQKVRSAEVGTDILKALAELSPSTSLSRLAEHVQMPASKVHRYLQALIASGFAEQNTATNHYGLGREALRVGLAALNSMDVLKVAALPLAELRDELNETCFLAVWGNQGATVVHIEPAVRAVTVVTQLGSVLPLLSSSTGLVFGAYLPKRETVDLREQELRNATPHALADDQAYAALCEQIRERGLHHVHGLLMPGVDALSAPVFNAVGNMAAVMTIVGPASLFHADENGPAAQRLLTTTRAVSWRMGYEPSAVTG
- a CDS encoding Glu/Leu/Phe/Val dehydrogenase family protein, which translates into the protein MFALMQSTRLESLHLSVDPVTGLKAVIAIHNSRLGPALGGCRYLAYPDDESAVEDAIRLAQGMSYKAALAGLAQGGGVAVIVRPVHVENRAALFEAFGRCINQLDGRYITAIDSGTSVADMDCIAQQTQHVTSTTSAGDPAPHAAMGVFTGIRATAMARLGSDNLEGLRVAIQGLGNVGFALAEQLHAAGAELLVSDIDHGKVQLAMEQLGAHPIANDALLSTPCDILAPCGLGGVLNSNTVTQLRCSAVAGSANNQLTHLDVADQLERRGILYAPDYVINAGGLIYVSLKHRGEELTTITAHLSKISSRLTEVFAHAQAEKRSPARVADELAEKVLYQ
- the fahA gene encoding fumarylacetoacetase gives rise to the protein MTQTSITRSWVASANGHADFPLQNLPLGVFSVKGSAPRSGVAIGDHIFDLEAALDAGLFDGAAKTAVEATRGGQLNGFFELGREARVALRERLIELFKEGSTLHGKIEAQGAKLLPLAANCEMHLPAKINDYTDFYVGIEHAQNVGKLFRPDNPLLPNYKYVPIGYHGRASTIRPSGTDVRRPKGQTLPAGQSEPTFGPCARLDYELELGIWIGQGNEMGDAIAIGDAADHIAGFCLLNDWSARDIQAWEYQPLGPFLSKSFITSISPWVVTAEALEPFRRAQPARPEGDPQPLPYLFDKRDQAAGAFDIELEVLLLTEAMREQNLPAHRLTLSNTRHMYWTVAQLVAHHSVNGCQLQAGDLFGSGTLSGPENGQFGSLLEITEGGKKPIELASGEVRKFLEDGDEIILRARCSRDGFASIGFGECRGKVLPAR